A genomic segment from Paenibacillus sp. FSL K6-1096 encodes:
- a CDS encoding glutamate synthase subunit beta, translated as MGKSTGFLEYQRRTPAECEPMERIKNWNEFSVPLDEEQLREQGARCMDCGTPFCHVGRMLSGMASGCPLHNLIPEWNDMVYRGNWQVALKRLHKTNNFPEFTGRVCPAPCEGSCTVGKNGDPVTIKSIEKAIVDRGFAEGWIVPEPPLTRTGKKVAVVGSGPAGLACAAQLNKAGHSVTVYERADRIGGLLTYGIPNMKLEKKKVQRRVDLLAAEGITFVTRTEIGRDITAAQLQEENDAVVLCGGSTKARDLPLEGRELRGIHQAMEFLTLNTKSLLDSGLADGEYLSAAGKDVVVIGGGDTGTDCVATSIRHGCRSVIQLEIMPQSPLTRQPGNPWPEWPKVLKVDYGQQEAASLYAEDPRHYLVNTKRFVGDADGHVQELHTVRIEWKRTEDGRMAPVEVPGSEEVIPAQLVLLALGFTGPEETVPEQFGVERDERSNVKAEFGLQATNVEGVFTAGDMRRGQSLVVWAINEGRQAAREVDRYLMGSSNLP; from the coding sequence ATGGGTAAATCAACCGGATTTTTGGAATATCAGCGGCGGACGCCTGCCGAATGTGAGCCTATGGAGCGGATTAAGAACTGGAACGAATTCTCTGTTCCATTGGATGAAGAGCAATTGCGGGAGCAGGGTGCCCGCTGTATGGATTGCGGAACACCCTTCTGCCATGTTGGGCGTATGCTGTCGGGGATGGCGAGCGGCTGTCCGCTGCATAATCTGATTCCAGAGTGGAATGACATGGTGTACCGCGGGAACTGGCAGGTGGCGCTGAAGCGCCTGCATAAGACGAATAACTTCCCGGAATTCACGGGACGCGTCTGCCCTGCGCCGTGTGAAGGCTCTTGCACAGTAGGGAAGAACGGTGATCCGGTCACGATCAAGTCGATTGAGAAGGCGATTGTCGATAGAGGGTTTGCCGAAGGCTGGATCGTGCCTGAGCCGCCGCTGACCCGCACGGGCAAGAAGGTTGCTGTCGTAGGCTCCGGTCCTGCCGGGCTGGCCTGCGCTGCCCAGCTCAACAAAGCGGGACACAGCGTAACCGTATATGAACGGGCGGACCGGATCGGCGGCCTGCTGACCTACGGCATTCCAAACATGAAGCTGGAGAAGAAGAAGGTGCAGCGCCGGGTGGATCTGCTGGCGGCAGAAGGCATTACCTTCGTCACCCGGACCGAGATTGGCAGAGATATTACTGCTGCACAGCTCCAGGAGGAGAACGATGCGGTGGTTCTCTGCGGCGGATCGACCAAAGCGCGCGACCTGCCGCTCGAAGGCCGGGAGCTGCGCGGTATCCATCAGGCGATGGAGTTCCTGACGCTGAACACGAAGAGTCTGCTGGATTCCGGACTGGCGGACGGAGAATATCTGTCGGCGGCAGGCAAGGATGTGGTTGTTATCGGCGGCGGAGATACTGGGACGGACTGTGTGGCGACCTCCATCCGCCATGGCTGCCGCAGCGTAATCCAGCTGGAGATTATGCCGCAGTCGCCATTGACCCGCCAGCCGGGCAACCCTTGGCCGGAATGGCCGAAGGTGCTGAAGGTCGACTATGGACAGCAGGAGGCGGCTTCTCTGTATGCGGAAGATCCGCGCCACTATCTGGTGAATACGAAGCGTTTTGTTGGTGATGCGGACGGCCATGTGCAGGAGCTGCATACGGTGCGCATTGAATGGAAGCGCACCGAAGACGGACGGATGGCGCCGGTCGAAGTACCGGGCAGCGAAGAGGTGATCCCGGCCCAGCTCGTGCTGCTGGCGCTGGGCTTCACCGGACCGGAGGAGACGGTGCCGGAGCAGTTCGGCGTAGAGCGTGATGAGCGCTCCAACGTTAAGGCCGAATTCGGCCTGCAGGCCACGAATGTGGAGGGGGTCTTCACCGCGGGCGATATGCGGCGCGGCCAGAGCCTTGTGGTCTGGGCGATCAACGAAGGCCGCCAGGCCGCCCGCGAGGTAGACCGCTATCTGATGGGCTCGTCTAACCTGCCTTAA